One genomic segment of Vulpes vulpes isolate BD-2025 chromosome 2, VulVul3, whole genome shotgun sequence includes these proteins:
- the SWI5 gene encoding DNA repair protein SWI5 homolog: MGVVRLPRAGGRGLVLQGARASSHLTVGVSVIRFRVPGGPEGPHCRPALDPSALHTPPRRGPRTPGLRRTQPGLSQSCRGAFQSPRPSPKSGQADGASKDSLRLDIQKLKEKRDLLDKEITQLISEGYSVDELEDHISQLHEYNDIKDIGQMLLGKLAMIRGVTTKELYPEFGLEMND; the protein is encoded by the exons ATGGGCGTGGTCAGGTTGCCGCGAGCAG gggggcggggcctggtTTTGCAGGGTGCGCGCGCATCTAGCCACCTAACCGTCGGCGTCTCCGTCATAAGATTCCGAGTACCTGGTGGGCCTGAGGGTCCGCACTGCCGCCCCGCCCTGGACCCTTCTGCACTGCATACTCCGCCGAGACGGGGGCCTCGGACCCCAGGGCTCCGGAG GACTCAACCAGGACTTTCCCAAAGTTGCCGCGGGGCCTTCCAATCCCCT CGGCCATCTCCCAAGTCTGGCCAGGCTGATGGGGCCAGCAAGGATTCTCTGCGCCTTGACATTCAGAAACTGAAGGAGAAGAGGGATCTGCTGGACAAGGAGATCACCCAATTAATATCTGA AGGCTACAGTGTGGATGAACTGGAGGACCACATCTCCCAGCTCCATGAATATAACGACATCAAGGATATAGGCCAGATGCTGCTAGGCAAACTAG ccATGATCCGAGGTGTCACCACCAAAGAGTTGTATCCAGAATTTGGCCTGGAAATGAACGACTGA